One stretch of Cydia pomonella isolate Wapato2018A chromosome 24, ilCydPomo1, whole genome shotgun sequence DNA includes these proteins:
- the LOC133530977 gene encoding uncharacterized protein LOC133530977: MEAVSKARERFAKYPLIFAKCSKQSALYARCVLQLEDQVKKDSCAKEFQEFKNCLQSAAKDLKTRI, translated from the coding sequence ATGGAAGCAGTGTCTAAAGCAAGGGAAAGATTCGCAAAATACCCTCTAATATTTGCGAAGTGTAGTAAGCAAAGCGCCTTATACGCCCGTTGTGTTTTACAACTTGAAGATCAGGTGAAAAAAGACAGTTGCGCTAAAGAGTTCCAGGAGTTTAAGAACTGCTTGCAATCCGCTGCCAAAGATTTGAAAACAAGGATCTAA
- the LOC133530971 gene encoding GPI mannosyltransferase 1 — protein MKLKEFLDIPFVCHLFIGILIRVALIAYGDVHDKLYDVPYTDVDYKVFTDAARHVAKGHSPYKRHTYRYSPLIAYFLVCNIRWGKSSGKLLFSVFDILITVAVKILVEYQLRSKKDKMKNIPVYCALFWLYNPLSIAISTRGNADSIPCFFIILSILFLQTDIIESNWTYALSGILLGISIHLRLYPLVFSFPMYLSLGEYKINRNTNIKDGIVSLLPNLKQMTLVSSCVGTLFIITCYMYKLYGYDFLFETYIYHLFRKDTRHNFSVLFYYSYLTMDQLTFDVVKVLAQIFEGIILFVGSLAFGTNPKTLPFALFFQAVVLVAYNSVMTSQYFIWFISLLPLVVHNFRLKPANGLFLTVVWLFAQAGWLFYAYLLEFKCRQVFMLIWLKSIVFFCANIYVLGQLVKSYSPGYAFGEFLALDEKRK, from the coding sequence ATGAAGCTTAAGGAATTTCTTGACATACCTTTTGTATGCCACCTTTTTATAGGAATCCTCATCAGAGTTGCTTTGATTGCGTATGGAGATGTACATGACAAGTTATATGATGTTCCATACACGGATGTTGACTATAAAGTGTTTACTGACGCGGCTAGACATGTTGCCAAAGgacattctccatacaaacgtcaTACATACAGATATAGCCCGTTGATAGCTTATTTCTTAGTCTGTAATATACGATGGGGCAAAAGTTCTGGGAAATTACTATTTTCTGTCTTTGATATCTTGATCACTGTTGCAGTTAAAATTTTAGTGGAATATCAATTACGTTCTAAGAAAGATAAAATGAAGAATATACCTGTGTATTGCGCTCTTTTTTGGCTTTACAACCCTTTAAGTATTGCTATTTCTACTAGAGGTAATGCTGATTCAATACCATGTTTCTTCATTATACTATCAATTCTTTTTTTACAAACTGATATTATAGAATCTAACTGGACGTATGCTCTATCcggtattttattaggtatttcgATACATCTACGTTTATACCCGTTGGTGTTCAGTTTCCCCATGTATTTGTCTTTAGgcgaatataaaattaatagaaATACTAATATCAAGGATGGGATTGTTTCTCTTTTGCCTAATCTGAAGCAAATGACTCTGGTGTCGAGTTGTGTAGGAACTCTTTTTATTATAACTTgctatatgtataaattatacgGCTATGATTTTTTATTCGAAACCTACATTTACCATCTGTTCAGAAAAGATACTCGCCATAATTTCTCTGTGCTTTTCTACTATTCGTATTTAACAATGGATCAGCTGACTTTTGATGTTGTCAAAGTTCTCGCTCAAATATTCGAAGGTATTATATTGTTCGTGGGTAGTTTGGCTTTTGGTACAAATCCGAAAACCCTGCCTTTTGCTTTATTTTTCCAAGCGGTAGTTCTGGTCGCATATAACAGTGTTATGACTTCACAATATTTCATTTGGTTCATATCTTTGCTGCCTTTGGTTGTGCACAATTTCAGGCTAAAACCGGccaatggtttatttttaactGTCGTTTGGTTATTTGCCCAAGCAGGTTGGCTGTTTTACGCGTATTTACTCGAGTTTAAATGCAGACAGGTTTTTATGCTTATTTGGTTGAAGAGTATTGTGTTTTTCTGTGCAAATATTTACGTTCTTGGACAACTCGTTAAGAGCTATTCGCCTGGTTATGCTTTTGGGGAATTTCTGGCTTTGGAcgagaaaaga